From the genome of Psychrilyobacter atlanticus DSM 19335, one region includes:
- a CDS encoding helix-turn-helix domain-containing protein, protein MSLKQKELTILMLINKNPITIKKLSQEINLSERNLRYSLENLEYYLKQFFRETGLIRAQKKISTEITEEEVRNFLNYIYNGHYIYSSKERQDYILNFFLFENKPTLRKLETILDVSRTTLKKDIQGLKSELEEYSLYFKYDVTRIYIGGSEKKIRHLMMLKVIDSLGKSEEKHVKPIKTMVKKLILTHRNEIDNRKIEEVIHRIEEEFMYGFSTEFNLIIRHYLWVTLFRISRGHYILKKHNAEFLRNTSQHKIVKKALETIISPKLTFEFIHLTEYFLSSSLNGKYNDELLNIQLFTFYLLKKVGKTVNHNLLKEELFQKICSYLTSAFYRMKNNFTLGATHKNQLEGDKIITILNKISNRDKYLNEKLRDEEIYFIGELIEKELENQEKKVIKLSKLIEISKKNSTDFNEKLFIKEILEVYGESILDDIKRNSSITSPLKKLIEADKGSKL, encoded by the coding sequence ATGAGTTTGAAACAAAAAGAATTAACTATTTTGATGTTGATAAATAAAAATCCCATTACAATAAAGAAACTTTCTCAAGAGATTAATCTCAGTGAAAGAAATCTTCGATATAGTTTGGAAAATTTAGAATATTATTTAAAACAATTTTTTAGAGAGACTGGGTTGATAAGGGCTCAAAAGAAGATATCTACAGAGATCACAGAGGAAGAAGTAAGAAATTTTTTAAATTATATATATAATGGACACTATATATATAGCAGCAAAGAGAGGCAGGATTATATATTAAATTTTTTCTTATTTGAGAATAAGCCGACTTTAAGAAAATTAGAAACTATTTTAGATGTGAGCAGAACTACATTAAAAAAAGATATACAGGGTTTAAAAAGTGAGTTGGAGGAATACAGCTTATATTTTAAATACGATGTAACCAGAATATATATAGGTGGAAGTGAAAAGAAGATCAGACATTTGATGATGTTAAAAGTGATCGATAGTTTGGGAAAATCAGAAGAAAAACATGTGAAACCAATAAAAACGATGGTAAAAAAACTAATTTTAACTCATCGAAATGAAATTGATAATAGGAAAATCGAAGAGGTTATCCATAGGATTGAAGAAGAATTTATGTATGGATTCTCTACAGAGTTTAATTTGATAATCAGACACTATCTCTGGGTGACTTTATTTAGAATATCCAGGGGACATTATATATTAAAAAAACACAATGCAGAATTTTTAAGAAATACATCTCAACATAAAATAGTTAAAAAAGCATTGGAGACAATAATCTCTCCAAAATTAACTTTTGAATTTATTCATCTGACAGAATATTTCTTAAGCAGTTCTTTAAATGGGAAGTATAATGATGAACTATTAAATATTCAACTATTTACATTTTATCTTTTAAAAAAAGTGGGGAAAACAGTAAATCATAATCTGTTAAAAGAGGAGTTATTTCAAAAAATATGCAGTTATTTAACTTCAGCCTTCTACAGGATGAAAAATAATTTCACCTTGGGAGCGACCCATAAAAATCAGTTAGAGGGAGATAAGATAATTACGATTTTAAATAAGATATCCAATAGAGATAAATATTTAAATGAAAAATTAAGGGATGAGGAGATCTATTTTATAGGAGAACTGATAGAAAAAGAGCTTGAAAATCAAGAAAAAAAAGTTATAAAACTTAGTAAGCTAATAGAAATTTCTAAAAAGAATAGCACCGATTTTAATGAAAAGTTATTTATAAAAGAGATATTAGAAGTTTATGGAGAGAGTATATTAGATGATATTAAGAGGAATTCATCAATTACTTCACCTTTAAAAAAATTGATAGAGGCAGATAAAGGTTCAAAGTTATGA
- a CDS encoding MalY/PatB family protein, which translates to MNFDNVIDRRGTYCTQWDYIEDRFGEGTKNLTPFTISDMDFRSPKEIIEKIISRAEHGVFGYSRWNHTDYKGAIKNWFFKRCDTVIKEEWISYSPSVLYSITLLLEKILEKKGKVMTHTPKYDGFTKLLHPYELFEIQLKEDEKGKYHTDFIKIEEGFKEGVKVFLLCSPQNPTGKVWSIEELTTLISLCIKYDVYLISDEIHMDVVRKKHTPVLKLDTLRSIIVSSPSKTFNTPTLGGSYVVIPQRDIREAFIDHIRNIDGVSTAAVFGVLSTISAYNDCDYWVDELNRYIGESFELVKKELDGYMGLKVNIPEATYLMWIDFKGTGLKADEFQDRLIKKGKVAIMSGDVYGDSYKIRLNVGCSREKLRKGIVGIKLALNK; encoded by the coding sequence ATGAATTTTGATAATGTAATTGATAGAAGAGGAACCTATTGTACCCAATGGGATTATATAGAGGATAGATTTGGAGAAGGAACGAAAAATTTAACGCCATTTACGATTTCAGATATGGATTTTCGTTCTCCAAAAGAGATAATTGAAAAAATAATTTCTAGAGCAGAACATGGTGTTTTTGGATATTCTCGTTGGAATCACACTGACTATAAGGGAGCGATAAAAAACTGGTTTTTTAAGAGGTGTGACACAGTTATAAAAGAGGAGTGGATCTCCTATTCACCATCGGTACTTTATTCTATTACATTACTTTTAGAAAAAATATTAGAAAAGAAGGGAAAAGTTATGACTCATACTCCTAAATATGATGGATTTACCAAATTATTACATCCTTATGAACTCTTTGAAATTCAGTTGAAAGAAGATGAAAAAGGGAAATATCATACGGATTTCATCAAGATAGAGGAGGGGTTCAAGGAGGGCGTTAAGGTTTTTTTACTTTGCAGTCCTCAAAATCCAACAGGGAAGGTATGGAGTATAGAGGAACTGACAACTTTAATAAGTTTGTGCATCAAGTATGATGTATATTTGATTTCAGATGAGATCCATATGGATGTTGTAAGAAAAAAACATACCCCAGTTTTAAAGTTGGATACTTTGAGATCCATCATTGTTTCATCGCCTTCAAAAACTTTTAATACTCCTACCCTTGGAGGATCATATGTGGTAATTCCTCAAAGAGATATCAGAGAGGCATTTATTGATCATATAAGGAATATAGACGGGGTCTCTACAGCAGCAGTATTTGGAGTTTTATCCACTATTTCTGCTTATAATGATTGTGATTACTGGGTAGATGAATTGAATAGATATATAGGTGAAAGTTTTGAACTAGTAAAGAAAGAATTGGATGGGTACATGGGGTTAAAAGTAAATATACCCGAGGCGACCTACCTTATGTGGATAGATTTTAAAGGAACAGGATTGAAAGCCGATGAATTTCAAGATCGTTTAATAAAAAAGGGTAAAGTTGCTATTATGTCGGGAGACGTTTACGGAGATTCTTATAAGATACGTTTAAATGTTGGATGTTCCAGAGAAAAATTAAGAAAAGGGATAGTGGGAATAAAATTGGCATTAAATAAATAG